The Nitrospirales bacterium genome includes a window with the following:
- a CDS encoding transposase yields MPRTARASVGGICYHVLNRGNALADVFHDVEDYQAFLKLLQRSVEERGMRIVAFCLMPNHFHALVWPRVDRELSQWMQWLLTTHVRRYHRMYQSSGHVWQGRFKAFPVQQDEHVLMVRRYIEQNPVRSRLVTKAEEWRWSSISGREPWLHSGPVERSAGWKKLVNTPLTGDEVDTIRRSVYRGAPYGQESWVRRTVKRLGLEASVNPRGRPRKLS; encoded by the coding sequence ATGCCCCGTACCGCTCGAGCTTCCGTTGGAGGCATTTGTTACCACGTCTTGAACCGCGGCAACGCCCTGGCCGATGTGTTTCATGATGTGGAAGATTATCAGGCATTCCTCAAACTCTTACAGCGCAGCGTCGAAGAGCGTGGCATGCGGATTGTGGCCTTCTGTCTGATGCCGAATCATTTTCATGCACTGGTCTGGCCCAGAGTAGACAGGGAGCTCAGTCAATGGATGCAATGGTTGCTGACGACTCATGTCCGGCGCTATCACCGGATGTATCAGTCCAGTGGCCATGTATGGCAAGGGCGATTTAAGGCGTTTCCTGTCCAGCAGGATGAGCATGTTCTGATGGTGCGTCGGTATATCGAACAGAATCCCGTACGGTCTCGTCTCGTGACAAAGGCGGAAGAGTGGCGGTGGTCGAGTATTTCAGGGAGGGAACCCTGGCTCCATTCCGGTCCGGTCGAACGCTCTGCAGGGTGGAAAAAATTGGTCAATACGCCCCTCACGGGTGATGAAGTGGACACGATACGTCGAAGTGTTTACAGGGGAGCACCGTATGGTCAGGAATCATGGGTTCGGCGGACCGTGAAACGTTTAGGATTAGAAGCGAGCGTGAACCCTCGTGGGCGGCCACGGAAGCTGTCATAA
- a CDS encoding ion transporter: MIQLARHIVSSLWFERFIIALILVNGVILGMETSPDLVVRYGELFHLGNFIILLVFILEAALKMTALAPHMGRYFQDGWNIFDFSVIVFSLIPATGEFAMIARLARLLRVVRLISTIPELRLIVSTLVRSIPSMLHVMTLMGVIFYIYAITGYQLFHEHDPTHWRSLGISLLTLFRVVTLEDWTDVMYTAMEVHPFAWMYFVSFVVLGTFVVVNLFIAVVINNLDEAKAERLQELEAPVTQEEILKDLRATQKALKRLEDRLERTS; the protein is encoded by the coding sequence ATGATTCAATTGGCCCGTCATATTGTTTCTTCGCTATGGTTTGAACGATTCATTATCGCCTTGATCCTCGTGAACGGGGTGATTCTCGGAATGGAAACTTCACCTGACTTGGTCGTCCGCTATGGTGAACTGTTTCATCTCGGCAATTTCATCATCCTTCTCGTCTTTATCCTGGAGGCGGCTCTGAAGATGACCGCTCTGGCCCCCCACATGGGCCGGTATTTTCAAGACGGATGGAATATTTTTGATTTTTCCGTGATCGTGTTTTCCCTGATTCCCGCGACGGGCGAGTTTGCGATGATCGCACGACTCGCACGACTTCTCCGTGTTGTTCGGCTGATTTCCACGATTCCTGAATTGCGGCTCATCGTTTCAACGTTGGTCCGCTCCATTCCAAGCATGTTGCATGTGATGACGCTCATGGGTGTCATTTTTTATATCTATGCGATCACCGGATACCAATTATTTCATGAGCATGATCCCACCCATTGGCGGTCTCTTGGCATCTCGTTGTTGACCCTCTTTCGTGTGGTCACCCTTGAAGATTGGACGGATGTTATGTATACGGCGATGGAAGTCCATCCGTTCGCGTGGATGTATTTTGTGAGCTTTGTCGTGTTGGGCACATTCGTTGTCGTGAATCTCTTCATCGCAGTCGTTATTAATAATCTTGATGAAGCCAAGGCCGAGCGACTCCAGGAACTTGAAGCCCCGGTGACACAGGAAGAAATTTTGAAGGATCTTCGTGCGACTCAAAAGGCGTTGAAACGTTTGGAGGATCGGCTCGAGAGAACGTCCTAG
- a CDS encoding sulfurtransferase TusA family protein, which yields MIEADVKLDTLGYFCPMPIIMTSKKIKELVPGQVLEVASDDEGIKKDMPAWCETTGHEWVGLEEADENSVHVYKAYVKKAGG from the coding sequence ATGATTGAAGCCGATGTCAAACTCGATACACTCGGATATTTCTGTCCCATGCCGATCATCATGACGTCTAAAAAGATTAAAGAGCTCGTACCTGGACAAGTTCTGGAAGTGGCTTCCGACGATGAAGGCATCAAAAAAGACATGCCCGCTTGGTGTGAGACGACTGGCCATGAGTGGGTGGGACTTGAGGAAGCCGACGAAAATTCCGTTCATGTTTATAAAGCCTACGTGAAAAAAGCTGGCGGATAA
- a CDS encoding FecR family protein produces the protein MKTNNNQHCTRWRASDTLKLLCLTIITLSVLYQGPVALASPESVGIAKNAIGGFTIIRSDGIEEGLEGKGALPLFEGDVIRTESASQGLIEFDNGIEVALNENTEFLILSRWEKSKGFTRVLRLKHGEVWVDTQGEPKPLEIETPVATAAVKGTEFDLLVDENGQSTLTVVSGVVEFGTAFGTCPIKTSNISYGDRGKKCTKPKSVNVSPKIAWTEAIRE, from the coding sequence ATGAAAACGAACAATAATCAGCACTGCACGCGTTGGAGGGCAAGCGATACCCTCAAACTCTTATGCCTCACGATAATCACCTTGTCTGTTTTGTACCAGGGACCAGTAGCCCTGGCCTCTCCAGAATCAGTCGGCATCGCAAAAAATGCGATTGGCGGTTTTACCATCATTCGAAGTGACGGAATCGAGGAGGGCTTGGAAGGAAAAGGTGCGCTACCGCTTTTTGAAGGCGACGTCATTCGAACAGAGTCCGCCAGCCAAGGATTAATTGAATTCGATAATGGGATCGAGGTGGCCCTCAATGAGAATACCGAGTTTTTGATTCTGTCACGATGGGAAAAATCCAAAGGATTTACGCGGGTCCTGCGCCTGAAGCATGGGGAAGTCTGGGTTGACACACAAGGTGAGCCCAAACCCTTGGAAATAGAAACGCCCGTCGCGACGGCTGCGGTCAAAGGTACAGAGTTTGACCTCCTTGTCGATGAGAACGGACAGTCGACACTCACCGTGGTAAGCGGGGTGGTAGAGTTCGGAACAGCCTTTGGGACCTGTCCGATTAAAACGTCGAATATCAGTTATGGCGACCGTGGGAAAAAGTGCACGAAGCCAAAGTCGGTCAACGTCAGTCCGAAAATTGCTTGGACGGAGGCCATTCGGGAATAA
- a CDS encoding pentapeptide repeat-containing protein, translating to MADREQQRIIMSGVRAWNEWREKQPSIRVDLSGADFSDLSLNGVDLNGANLQDVNFDKSSLVGGILIGANLSEASLVGANLTGVNLRTANVGDADLRSITLVGADLSRANLAKTDCSEADLTSANVSEANLHFVNLSMATLLNANLDGSKIREANLMNANLRGANLSHVDLTQSNLKCANLEEANLDKASLIYVDLEHANLQNIRNVTITQLSKVRSLVDAHLESSIAMQIQDIYPHLVLKA from the coding sequence ATGGCCGATAGAGAACAGCAACGGATCATCATGTCAGGAGTTCGAGCTTGGAATGAATGGAGGGAAAAACAGCCATCTATTCGTGTGGATCTGAGCGGAGCGGATTTTTCTGATCTGTCACTGAATGGTGTTGATTTGAATGGCGCGAATCTTCAAGACGTTAATTTTGATAAATCCAGTCTTGTTGGTGGAATACTGATTGGCGCAAACTTGTCAGAGGCCAGTCTGGTTGGAGCAAATTTGACCGGAGTAAATTTACGCACGGCGAACGTGGGGGATGCCGACCTTCGCAGCATCACTCTAGTGGGAGCGGATCTTTCAAGAGCGAATTTGGCGAAGACAGATTGCAGTGAGGCCGATTTGACGAGTGCCAATGTATCAGAGGCCAACCTGCATTTCGTCAATCTCTCCATGGCCACGTTGCTCAACGCGAACCTCGATGGGAGCAAGATCCGAGAGGCGAATCTCATGAATGCCAACCTTCGAGGCGCCAATCTCAGTCATGTCGATCTTACGCAGTCAAACCTGAAATGCGCCAATTTGGAAGAAGCCAATCTAGACAAGGCTTCACTCATTTACGTCGACCTTGAACATGCAAACCTGCAAAATATTCGCAATGTCACCATAACCCAACTTTCGAAGGTACGATCATTGGTTGATGCCCACCTTGAGTCTTCGATCGCCATGCAAATTCAAGATATCTACCCTCATTTAGTCCTGAAGGCTTGA
- a CDS encoding caspase family protein, whose protein sequence is MIRLWDPRTGRLRKILQGHTGAVRALAFSPDSRLLASGARDRTWRLWEIGTGKELVNISTRFGSVRSLTFSPDGKTLATGGDGGNIYLWDWQTKNPQKVMKSGFGIIFSMAFSPDGHLLATGNSDAMVHLWDPSSGRQQKTFSGHRGAVLAVSISPNGQILASGGADQTIRLWDLSTGHERGILTGHTDALQSLAFSPDGLTLVSAAKDGSIRVWDWKNGQELRSFTNHRGPVWAVAFSPDGQSLASGGRDRIVQLQPFHPSMRIVQRGTPEAKNTIEVKDNEVGPPPFPPPRPQAELVIRPHEAQPGHPVELQVTIKNTGKGPVYRMKGTTQSENPIFDGQVLYFGKIEAGQQQSEVVHVQIPADHDQDTAPMQIVFEEYNGFTPPPLQAVIHLTGSTKPRLAYNYQILDDGSGQSVGNGDGRIQKGEAVDLLLTLRNVSTVPAKNTWVEINNGADQHLKIRPRVIRFGALEGETSKRARVSFTVWPDFSGAELQFKLFIQEKSEQVFLNDTLNLAVDTQPPLQIVATNKLITVTAKQASILSGAGADSSVIAAVQHDQTLAATGELGDWYRVQLSEAESGWISKNQASVTVSMAKGSMPIPIIQGLEAARTAQFITLNEQLQEAQIQREEIEQALQRREQEMHDLQAKLQHLANTENAKLSSTQEELERERAEREQTTATLQAREHEMKQLRAQLESLHSSQNHERSTMEEKLHAEHAQREQAERALRQYQTELQELKEQLTQVTTVPSPKTPPAIALASPFENQEVKVDRIQLIGAAASEKGISRIEVRVNQELQARRQGRGIAVVPGRTATNTTYEFSESVQLREGTNTISITAFDGEQISATRTLNVTRILDKGKIWAVVIGISRYDKVRPLKYADNDALAFHEYLMNDVGIPAEHLTSLINEQATLVNLKRTLGTELKRKAGPKDTVIIYYAGHGAPETDSASPDGDGLEKYLIPYDADPQDLYTTGLPMREVETIFDRIAAERVIFITDSCYSGATAGRTFSTAARRAVVSDNFLSRLAEGKGRVVLTASRASEVSEERDDLRHGVFTYYLLEGLKGKADFDADGIITVDEAYSYVSTQVPSVTGQNQHPVKKGEVEGQLIMGRVQ, encoded by the coding sequence ATGATTCGCCTCTGGGATCCCCGCACGGGCCGTCTACGTAAGATCTTACAAGGTCATACCGGTGCCGTTCGGGCGTTGGCTTTTTCTCCTGATAGCCGGCTCCTAGCTTCCGGTGCCCGTGACCGCACCTGGCGACTATGGGAGATCGGAACGGGCAAAGAACTGGTGAATATAAGCACGCGCTTCGGGAGTGTTCGGTCGTTAACGTTTTCCCCCGATGGGAAAACACTCGCCACAGGAGGAGATGGAGGAAATATTTATCTTTGGGACTGGCAGACAAAAAATCCGCAAAAAGTCATGAAAAGTGGGTTTGGGATCATATTCTCCATGGCATTTTCCCCGGATGGTCACCTGCTGGCCACTGGCAATAGCGATGCCATGGTGCATCTGTGGGATCCGTCGAGCGGCCGCCAGCAAAAGACCTTCTCCGGGCACCGGGGAGCGGTTCTAGCCGTCTCCATTTCTCCCAATGGCCAAATTCTCGCCAGCGGGGGAGCCGATCAAACCATCCGCCTGTGGGACCTCTCGACTGGCCACGAACGAGGAATCTTGACTGGACATACGGACGCCCTGCAATCTCTCGCCTTTTCTCCAGATGGGCTTACTCTCGTATCCGCCGCAAAAGACGGAAGCATCCGTGTATGGGATTGGAAGAATGGTCAGGAATTGCGATCATTCACGAATCATCGTGGACCAGTGTGGGCAGTAGCGTTTTCTCCTGACGGTCAATCACTTGCCTCCGGAGGCCGCGATCGCATCGTCCAGCTTCAGCCATTTCATCCTTCAATGCGCATTGTCCAACGCGGAACGCCAGAGGCCAAGAACACCATCGAGGTGAAAGACAACGAAGTGGGCCCTCCCCCATTTCCCCCTCCCCGCCCACAAGCCGAACTCGTGATTCGCCCTCATGAAGCCCAGCCCGGGCATCCGGTCGAACTTCAGGTGACGATCAAGAATACCGGAAAAGGTCCAGTCTATCGCATGAAGGGGACCACGCAGAGCGAAAACCCAATATTCGACGGTCAAGTCTTGTATTTTGGAAAAATCGAAGCCGGACAGCAGCAGTCCGAGGTCGTGCATGTCCAAATTCCAGCAGATCACGACCAGGACACGGCGCCGATGCAGATTGTGTTCGAGGAATATAACGGATTCACCCCTCCACCACTGCAGGCAGTGATTCATCTGACGGGTTCGACCAAACCGCGATTAGCCTATAACTATCAAATTCTCGATGATGGCAGTGGCCAGTCTGTGGGAAATGGAGATGGGAGGATTCAAAAAGGTGAAGCGGTCGATCTTCTGTTGACCCTACGAAACGTCAGCACCGTCCCCGCGAAGAACACCTGGGTCGAAATCAATAATGGGGCTGATCAACACCTGAAAATTCGGCCTCGCGTGATCCGGTTTGGCGCTCTCGAAGGGGAAACGTCCAAACGCGCCAGAGTCAGCTTTACCGTGTGGCCAGATTTTTCGGGCGCAGAACTCCAATTCAAGCTCTTCATTCAAGAAAAATCAGAACAGGTTTTCCTGAACGACACCTTGAATCTGGCCGTCGATACACAGCCGCCACTTCAGATCGTGGCGACCAACAAGCTCATCACGGTCACTGCGAAACAGGCTTCGATCCTGAGCGGCGCGGGAGCGGACTCCTCCGTCATCGCCGCAGTTCAACACGATCAAACCCTGGCTGCAACAGGAGAGTTGGGTGACTGGTATCGCGTACAACTCTCCGAAGCGGAGTCCGGCTGGATCTCCAAGAATCAAGCCTCGGTCACCGTATCCATGGCCAAGGGCAGCATGCCGATTCCGATCATTCAAGGCTTAGAGGCCGCGCGAACGGCTCAATTCATCACGTTGAATGAGCAACTGCAAGAAGCGCAAATTCAACGAGAGGAGATCGAGCAGGCTTTGCAACGACGCGAGCAAGAAATGCACGACTTGCAGGCAAAGCTCCAGCATCTTGCGAACACGGAGAACGCAAAGCTCTCATCGACACAAGAAGAGCTCGAACGGGAACGCGCGGAGCGTGAACAGACCACCGCCACGTTACAGGCCAGAGAACATGAGATGAAGCAGTTGCGTGCTCAATTGGAATCTCTGCACTCCTCGCAAAACCATGAACGTTCCACGATGGAGGAAAAGCTTCACGCCGAACATGCGCAGCGAGAACAAGCAGAAAGAGCCCTCAGACAGTATCAAACAGAATTACAGGAGCTCAAAGAACAATTGACTCAAGTCACGACGGTCCCATCACCCAAAACGCCACCAGCCATCGCCTTGGCTTCTCCATTCGAGAATCAAGAAGTGAAAGTTGATCGCATTCAATTAATCGGGGCTGCCGCCAGCGAAAAAGGCATTTCACGCATCGAAGTACGAGTGAACCAGGAACTTCAAGCCAGGCGTCAAGGCCGTGGAATCGCCGTCGTGCCGGGTCGGACTGCGACGAATACCACCTACGAGTTTTCGGAGTCTGTTCAGTTGCGGGAGGGGACCAATACGATCAGCATCACCGCGTTTGATGGTGAACAAATCTCAGCTACCCGAACCCTCAACGTCACCCGCATCCTGGATAAAGGCAAAATCTGGGCTGTCGTCATCGGAATTTCCAGGTACGACAAGGTCCGCCCCCTCAAGTACGCGGATAACGATGCCTTAGCCTTTCATGAGTATCTCATGAACGATGTTGGCATTCCAGCAGAACACCTGACGTCGCTCATAAACGAGCAGGCCACGCTGGTGAATCTTAAGAGAACCTTGGGAACCGAGCTGAAGCGCAAGGCCGGGCCCAAGGATACCGTCATCATTTACTACGCCGGGCATGGCGCCCCAGAAACGGACTCGGCAAGTCCCGACGGAGATGGTCTTGAAAAATACCTCATCCCCTATGACGCTGACCCGCAAGACCTCTATACCACTGGCCTGCCGATGAGGGAGGTCGAGACCATTTTTGACCGTATTGCCGCAGAACGGGTCATTTTCATCACAGATTCCTGCTATAGTGGCGCCACAGCGGGACGGACATTTTCCACCGCAGCGCGTCGAGCCGTGGTCTCGGACAATTTCCTGTCTCGGTTAGCCGAAGGCAAGGGACGAGTGGTCTTGACGGCCAGTCGAGCCAGTGAAGTTAGTGAAGAACGGGACGATTTGAGACATGGCGTTTTTACGTATTATCTGTTGGAAGGACTTAAAGGAAAAGCCGACTTTGACGCCGATGGCATCATCACAGTCGATGAGGCCTATTCCTACGTCTCCACACAAGTGCCCTCCGTGACCGGTCAGAATCAACACCCAGTGAAGAAGGGAGAGGTCGAAGGCCAACTGATCATGGGGCGCGTTCAATAA
- a CDS encoding DsrE/DsrF/DrsH-like family protein, whose translation MSTTQVEPAATLAALQEKKPESVTIVCLSGDMDKAMAAFIIATGAAAMGMKVTMFFTFWGLNIIRKPGTTSSAKDWMRKAFGWINKGGTDNLPLSRFHFGGLGTNMMKKVMKNNRMPGIAELLETAQDLGVKMIACTTTLGMMGISKDTLIDGVDQLAGVSTYLAEAKNGSVNLFI comes from the coding sequence ATGAGCACAACCCAAGTCGAACCCGCTGCGACGCTGGCAGCGCTTCAAGAAAAAAAACCGGAGAGTGTCACGATCGTCTGTCTCAGTGGAGACATGGACAAGGCCATGGCCGCCTTTATCATCGCGACCGGAGCGGCAGCCATGGGCATGAAAGTCACGATGTTTTTCACCTTCTGGGGATTAAATATCATTCGAAAACCCGGGACGACCAGCTCGGCCAAAGACTGGATGCGAAAAGCGTTTGGCTGGATCAATAAAGGCGGTACCGACAATCTCCCGCTATCCCGTTTTCACTTCGGGGGACTCGGCACGAACATGATGAAAAAGGTCATGAAGAATAATCGCATGCCCGGCATCGCCGAACTGCTGGAAACGGCACAAGATCTTGGGGTCAAGATGATTGCCTGCACCACGACCTTGGGAATGATGGGCATTTCGAAAGACACCTTGATAGATGGAGTCGATCAACTGGCTGGCGTGTCCACGTATCTGGCCGAAGCGAAAAACGGGTCTGTCAATCTGTTTATTTAA
- a CDS encoding CBS domain-containing protein — translation MATVAFDKEGRTALRESKFGHMTVGVVMEEDVQSEGKNVKAEFLAAMMMEGFGSVPIVDESDRLIGIVSEFDLLNAVRKGRRLSEVTAEEVMTPNPVSVTKDTDLLTVIDVLHNNHLIRVPVIDSAGRLIGILARRDVLRGYLQSSYM, via the coding sequence ATGGCGACGGTGGCATTCGATAAAGAAGGTCGCACAGCACTGCGCGAGAGTAAGTTTGGTCACATGACGGTCGGGGTTGTCATGGAAGAAGATGTTCAATCAGAAGGAAAGAACGTCAAGGCAGAGTTTTTAGCTGCGATGATGATGGAAGGGTTTGGGTCAGTGCCGATCGTCGATGAATCTGACCGGTTGATCGGGATTGTGTCAGAATTTGATCTCTTGAACGCGGTACGAAAAGGCCGAAGATTGTCTGAGGTCACCGCCGAAGAAGTCATGACTCCCAACCCGGTTTCCGTCACGAAAGATACTGATCTGCTGACCGTGATCGATGTCCTGCATAATAATCATCTCATTCGGGTTCCCGTCATTGATTCCGCTGGCCGGCTCATCGGGATCTTGGCGCGGCGCGATGTATTGAGAGGGTATTTACAATCCTCATACATGTAG
- the ftcD gene encoding glutamate formimidoyltransferase: MNQIVECVPNISEGRDRQVIESFIELIQGESEVHLLDHHSDVDHHRTVFTIAGRPDAMRKVAYELVRRSIELIDLSKHRGVHPRVGSVDVVPFVPIRGISMEDCVELARQLGARIGSELAMPVFLYGQASFRGTPRRLEQIRQGGWSSLSERMRLRPEWIPDFGPARLHSKAGAVAVGARDYLIAYNVLLQTADVAIAQDIARAIRTSGGGLPSVKALGLELKSRGLTQVSMNLTNYRETSLNDVYRAIHEKTQYFGVDIEESELVGLVPQAALPPEWIIPLKFKHWNPDQILEARLAQVGRM; this comes from the coding sequence ATGAATCAAATCGTTGAATGTGTCCCGAATATTAGCGAAGGCCGAGACCGTCAGGTGATTGAATCCTTCATCGAACTCATACAGGGGGAAAGCGAAGTCCATCTGCTCGATCACCACAGTGATGTCGATCATCATCGCACGGTTTTCACTATCGCGGGGCGACCCGACGCTATGAGAAAAGTGGCGTATGAACTCGTTCGGCGCTCGATAGAGCTGATCGATTTATCCAAACATCGCGGTGTCCATCCGAGGGTCGGCAGTGTAGACGTTGTCCCGTTCGTTCCCATCCGGGGAATATCGATGGAGGACTGTGTCGAACTGGCTCGGCAACTAGGAGCGCGAATCGGATCGGAATTAGCTATGCCGGTATTCTTGTATGGTCAGGCCTCTTTTCGGGGAACGCCTCGCCGGCTCGAGCAGATACGACAGGGTGGATGGTCCAGTCTTTCGGAGCGGATGCGTTTGCGTCCAGAGTGGATACCTGATTTCGGCCCCGCACGATTGCATTCGAAAGCGGGAGCGGTGGCCGTGGGCGCGAGGGATTACCTGATCGCCTACAATGTCCTGCTTCAAACGGCTGACGTCGCTATCGCGCAGGACATCGCTCGGGCAATTCGCACCTCCGGAGGGGGGCTTCCATCAGTGAAGGCCCTGGGGTTGGAACTCAAGAGCCGCGGGCTGACGCAAGTCTCCATGAATCTTACCAATTATCGGGAAACTTCCCTCAACGACGTCTATCGTGCCATTCATGAAAAAACTCAATATTTCGGGGTCGATATCGAAGAAAGCGAACTGGTCGGTCTCGTTCCACAAGCCGCCCTTCCTCCGGAATGGATCATCCCCCTTAAGTTTAAGCACTGGAATCCCGACCAAATTCTAGAAGCTCGGTTGGCCCAGGTTGGACGGATGTAA